The DNA sequence TACAAACAAGAGAATAAAAAGCATATGATCCTTAACAATATCAATGTCAGCTTTGAGAGGGGGGCTTTTTACACAATCATCGGCCCATCCGGTTCAGGAAAAACGACGTTCCTTGCGCTCGCCAGCGCCCTGGATGTTCCCAAAGAGGGAGCGGTAGTATATGAGGGGAAGGATATAAAGAAAATCGGGCTAACGAAATTCCGCAATAAGTATGTATCCATTGTTTTTCAATCTTACAATCTGCTTCCCTATATGACAGGGCTTCAAAACGTGATGACGGCAATGGAAATCACAGGGGCAAGCCATAAGAATAAAAAAGAATTCGCATTGAATATGCTGGAGCGTGTCGGCATATCCAGCAGGCAGGCACACCAGAAAGTGCTGACACTAAGCGGCGGCCAGCAGCAGCGTGTCTCGATTGCCCGGGCACTCTGCTGCGAAGCTGATCTGATTGTGGCCGATGAACCGACAGGAAATCTGGATGAAAACACAGCAAACGAAATTGTGAACCTGCTGAAGGACTTGGCTCATAACGAAGGGAAATGTGTGATTGTTGTAACCCATGACCAGAATATTGCTGAGAAATCTGACATTACGATCAAGCTATCAAAGGGGAAGATTACTTTGAACAAAAGAGAATATGCTGAAACCCTGGTCTGATTGCTGCTGAAAAAATAGGAAAGGTGCCTGGCCCACGCTGCTTTACAGCTCAGAATGGGTCAGGCACCTATATTTATTCTTTCTCCCCCTGCTCTAACACCACTAGCAAGTCTCCCTCATTTAGTACAGGCTTTTCGCTGAAGGTGAAAAAAACAAGGCTGCCGTTCTTTCTTTTTACGCATAGCGGAATTCTGTCTGTTTCCATTTCTTCTTTTTCCACTGTCTGCTTGCTGTCAATTTCAATTGTCTTCAGTTTATAGCCGATATTGACCATTCTGTTCAGCTCAGTAAAGGTCGCTTCTTCTCCAAACAGCAGATGTGCTTTGAACGCGGTGGAGATTTCCTTATGCTCGGTTTTCCTTTCTGCTGTCGGCAGCGAGAAGGTATGGTTATATCCGAATTCAGGAAGATAGGTTTGGCAAACAAGCGCGTTATAGGCTGCATTCCCTTTCATAGCCAGGAGGAAATTATAAGGGCTTTTGTCGATTTCGAAATCGCTGTGCTCGGAAAGAATCTCCCCCTGATAGGTCGGAATCTCCAGCTTTTTTGCAAGGAAGAGGCGGTCAGCGGACGTGTCTGTGATCAGGGCGGAAACGTTTATCTCCTTCAAATGCTTAGCGAAGGCAATCGCGAAACTGCTCGCCCCCACCATCAGGACGCCTGAAGACTCCGGATTTGCCAATTTCAGCTTCCGGGCAATCGGACCGATGGAAAAGCCATGGGCGCACACCGTAATAAAAACAAGGGCCAAGGTGAGCGGCGTTAGTATCGTTGCATTTGAATAGCCATCTTCTATTAATAAAGCGGCAAAATACCCTGAAACCGTCAAGGCAACGATTCCCCTTGGCGCAATCCAGCTCACGAGTGTTTTTTCCTGCAGTGTCAGCTCTGTTCCGATTGTGGAAAGCCAGATAGACACCGGCCTGATAAGAAACAGCATAGTGATGACAAATAAAATGATCGGCCACGTGAAAACGTCCATAATGGTCTCTCTTGTCAAAGAGGCCGTCAATAATATAAAGACAGTGGAAGTCAGCATAACCGAAATGTTCTCCATAAAATGGCCGATGCTTCCGATTGAATGGACATGCTTCTTCGTCCGGGCAAGCGTCAGTCCCATGACTGTTACAGCCAGCATCCCAGTCTCATGCATGATCCCTTCGCCAAGCGTGAAGCAAATCAGGACAAAGCAAAAGATCAGCGGTGATTTCAAGTATTCAGGGAACAATCCTCTGCTCACCAGGAAGCTGACAAGCAGCCCTATTACAAGACCGATTAAAGTCGCCAGGAGGGCCTCGATAAAAAACGGAATGAAATCTTTAAACTGAAAAGGTCCATCCAAGGTAATTTTGATAATTTCATAAGCAAATAAGGCCAGTAAAGGACCAATTGGATCTACAATGATTCCTTCCCACTTCAGAACCGAAGAGACGCGGGCAGACAATTTTGCCTGCCTGAGCAATGGGATGATGACTGTAGGCCCGGTCACTACAAATAATCCGCCGATGATAAAGGAAATTTCAAGATCCAGCCCGGCAATATAGTGGGCTGCTAAAGAACCGCCGATCCAGGCAATGAGTGCTCCAAGTGTTACAATGCGAAAAACAGACTTGGAAATGCCTTTCAGCTCGCGTATATCAAGGCTCGTACTGCCCTCAAATAAGATCAGTGCAACAGCAAGAGAGATAATCGGGCTGTACAGCTCCCCCAGCCCTTCCTGCGGATTGACAAGGCCGAATATCGGACCAATTAAAAGCCCGGCAACCGTCATGATTACGATGGATGGCCACTGAATCCGCCACGCCAGCCACTGCGAAAACATACCGAGTACAATCACAATAACTATGCTCATTAAAGTAAATTCTGGTTGAATCTCAATCACCTTCTCCAATTGGCATATTTTTCACTTATCACATACCGGAAAGTTTACCAAATTATTGGGCGGTATAGAAATAGATTGGCTTCAGATATTGATCCTTGGCGCTTTTCAAATAGAAAAACATGATGGCCTTTACTTCTAATTGCAGAAGGGTAAAATCCGGAAAGAGGAGGTTTTAATGTGGATTACAGATAAGTTCAGCAATCATCTGATTGAGCTGCCAGCCAGCTCGGTGTCTCCATATGTGATATGTCAGCAAAATCATATTAGATATCACTAAAATTTAAGTAAAATGATGCATGGCCCCAATGGCTTCAAGCTTTAGGAAAAATCGGGACCAGTCACCAAGTACAGTGTATACTCCCCGCAGATTGCAAAGGGCAAAACCGCTGAATCTCACCTCAGCTATCGTCAGCTCGCTTCTTACCTCCCCTCATTCAGGCTTCATAAGATGCCTTCAACAGCAAAATGCCCTATCTGATCGTAGGGCATTCTAAGCTATTTCCGCTTCGCCATTTCTGCTCTATTCGGTGCCAGCGGAGGCTGTTCGAGCCACTTATTTTTCACCATAATATCAAACCAGTTTTTTGTGACCACCAGGTTCTGCAGAATGGTTGCTTCGTACGTAGTGACCAGGTCGGTTCTCATTGCAGAAGCCAGGCCAGCACCATGGTAATTTTGGGCGGCTTGAAATAAGAATCCCATATGATACATGATTAATTTATCGGAAAAAGGCGATTCCGATGATACAGTAACTTCTGTTTCCCAGGACTTTGGCACCGGCAGATTATCCGCCTGCATGATCTTAGAAAGAGATTTGATCTGGCCATCGGCAGTCTTCTCAGAACTGGTTAAGAACTTTCTTACCTCTTCTGACTGGGCAATTTGACTGAAAGCAATCGAAAGAGTTTTGGCCATAATGCTCTTTTTGATGTTCAAAGAAATACTGATGACCTCCGGTGCCGAAAGCGTTCTGCCATTGCCGA is a window from the Bacillus infantis NRRL B-14911 genome containing:
- a CDS encoding ABC transporter ATP-binding protein, encoding MTLLKFENISYWYKQENKKHMILNNINVSFERGAFYTIIGPSGSGKTTFLALASALDVPKEGAVVYEGKDIKKIGLTKFRNKYVSIVFQSYNLLPYMTGLQNVMTAMEITGASHKNKKEFALNMLERVGISSRQAHQKVLTLSGGQQQRVSIARALCCEADLIVADEPTGNLDENTANEIVNLLKDLAHNEGKCVIVVTHDQNIAEKSDITIKLSKGKITLNKREYAETLV
- a CDS encoding cation:proton antiporter, with amino-acid sequence MSIVIVIVLGMFSQWLAWRIQWPSIVIMTVAGLLIGPIFGLVNPQEGLGELYSPIISLAVALILFEGSTSLDIRELKGISKSVFRIVTLGALIAWIGGSLAAHYIAGLDLEISFIIGGLFVVTGPTVIIPLLRQAKLSARVSSVLKWEGIIVDPIGPLLALFAYEIIKITLDGPFQFKDFIPFFIEALLATLIGLVIGLLVSFLVSRGLFPEYLKSPLIFCFVLICFTLGEGIMHETGMLAVTVMGLTLARTKKHVHSIGSIGHFMENISVMLTSTVFILLTASLTRETIMDVFTWPIILFVITMLFLIRPVSIWLSTIGTELTLQEKTLVSWIAPRGIVALTVSGYFAALLIEDGYSNATILTPLTLALVFITVCAHGFSIGPIARKLKLANPESSGVLMVGASSFAIAFAKHLKEINVSALITDTSADRLFLAKKLEIPTYQGEILSEHSDFEIDKSPYNFLLAMKGNAAYNALVCQTYLPEFGYNHTFSLPTAERKTEHKEISTAFKAHLLFGEEATFTELNRMVNIGYKLKTIEIDSKQTVEKEEMETDRIPLCVKRKNGSLVFFTFSEKPVLNEGDLLVVLEQGEKE